The proteins below are encoded in one region of Metabacillus dongyingensis:
- the argS gene encoding arginine--tRNA ligase, producing the protein MNIVDQVKERLKGEIKASVLKAGLAEESQIPDAILELPKDKAHGDYSTNMAMQLARVAKKAPRAIAEDIVASFDKGKASIEKIEIAGPGFINFYMNNSYLTDLIPSILEAGDSYGEVNIGNKEKLQVEFVSANPTGTLHLGHARGAAVGDSLCNILEKAGYDVSREYYINDAGNQINNLALSVEARYLQALGQDAAMPEDGYHGQDIIEIGKKLADEFGDRFANESKEERLGFFREYGLKFEMDKLKRDLEEFRVPFDVWYSETSLYHNGKIDQALQVLREKGHIFEEDGATWFRSTVFGDDKDRVLIKNDGSYTYLTPDIAYHKDKLDRGFTKLINIWGADHHGYIPRMKAAIEALGYEKDTLEVEIIQLVHLYKNGEKMKMSKRTGKAVTMRDLMEEVGLDAVRYFFAMRSADTHMDFDMDLAASQSNENPVFYAQYAHARIESMLRQGAEQGLSYDAVLNFTDVSSEKEIELLKILGEFPQAVAEAATKRIPHRITNYVNDVASALHSFYNAEKVLDPENEEKSKARLALMRATQITLKNSLSLIGVSAPEKM; encoded by the coding sequence ATGAACATCGTTGATCAAGTAAAAGAACGGTTAAAAGGTGAAATTAAAGCGTCAGTGCTTAAGGCAGGCCTGGCAGAAGAAAGTCAAATTCCGGATGCTATTCTTGAGCTGCCTAAGGATAAAGCCCATGGAGACTATTCCACAAATATGGCGATGCAGCTTGCACGCGTTGCTAAGAAAGCACCTCGCGCAATTGCAGAAGACATTGTTGCTTCGTTTGATAAAGGAAAAGCATCTATAGAAAAAATTGAAATCGCAGGACCAGGATTTATCAATTTTTATATGAACAACTCATACTTAACAGATCTTATCCCATCCATTCTTGAAGCTGGTGACTCTTATGGAGAGGTCAATATCGGCAATAAAGAGAAGCTTCAAGTTGAATTTGTATCTGCTAATCCGACTGGAACTTTGCATTTAGGACATGCGCGCGGCGCAGCAGTCGGCGACTCTCTTTGCAATATTCTTGAAAAAGCGGGCTATGATGTTTCACGTGAATACTACATCAATGATGCAGGAAACCAGATTAACAACCTTGCACTTTCAGTTGAAGCCCGTTATTTGCAGGCTCTCGGACAAGATGCAGCAATGCCTGAGGACGGCTATCATGGTCAGGATATCATCGAAATCGGCAAAAAGCTTGCTGATGAATTCGGCGATCGTTTTGCAAATGAAAGCAAAGAAGAGCGTCTTGGATTTTTCCGTGAATACGGATTGAAATTCGAGATGGATAAATTGAAAAGGGACCTGGAAGAATTCCGTGTACCATTTGATGTGTGGTATTCAGAAACTTCCCTTTACCATAACGGAAAAATTGATCAGGCTCTTCAAGTACTCCGTGAAAAAGGCCATATTTTCGAAGAAGATGGCGCAACATGGTTCCGTTCCACTGTGTTCGGAGACGACAAAGACCGTGTATTAATTAAAAATGACGGCTCTTACACGTATTTAACCCCGGATATCGCTTACCACAAAGATAAGCTTGACCGTGGATTTACGAAGCTGATCAACATTTGGGGAGCAGATCATCATGGCTACATCCCGCGCATGAAGGCTGCTATTGAAGCCCTTGGCTATGAAAAGGATACTCTTGAGGTTGAAATTATTCAGCTTGTTCACCTTTACAAAAACGGCGAGAAAATGAAAATGAGCAAACGTACAGGCAAAGCTGTTACAATGCGTGACCTGATGGAAGAAGTAGGTCTTGACGCTGTTCGTTATTTCTTCGCAATGAGAAGCGCTGACACACACATGGATTTTGATATGGACCTTGCTGCATCACAATCCAATGAAAATCCAGTTTTCTATGCACAGTATGCACATGCACGGATTGAAAGCATGCTGCGTCAAGGAGCAGAACAAGGATTATCTTATGACGCTGTTTTGAATTTCACAGATGTTTCATCTGAAAAAGAAATTGAACTGCTGAAAATACTCGGTGAATTCCCGCAGGCAGTGGCAGAAGCAGCAACAAAACGCATTCCGCATCGCATCACAAATTACGTGAATGATGTGGCATCTGCTCTGCACAGCTTCTATAATGCAGAAAAAGTACTGGATCCAGAAAATGAAGAGAAAAGTAAAGCGCGCTTGGCTCTAATGAGAGCAACGCAAATTACGCTGAAAAATTCACTTTCATTAATCGGTGTTTCTGCACCAGAAAAGATGTAA
- a CDS encoding DUF1934 domain-containing protein yields the protein MTVSKPVQIIVKTEISQGDDSENLELFTNGEHYVKNNASYLSYHEEHEYGKVKTVVKFKDDEVFIMRSGSISMKQRFIVGTETITNYQTQFGQLQLETTTAAISVRTMEGKSNGIIKVDYELQIGEEDSHLHTLHIMFREEKG from the coding sequence ATGACAGTCAGTAAACCAGTTCAAATTATCGTGAAAACCGAGATCAGCCAGGGTGATGATTCAGAGAACCTGGAGCTTTTTACGAACGGTGAACACTATGTTAAAAATAACGCCTCCTATTTAAGCTATCACGAGGAACACGAGTACGGAAAAGTAAAAACCGTCGTTAAATTCAAAGACGACGAGGTTTTTATTATGAGGTCCGGATCCATCTCAATGAAGCAGCGCTTTATTGTAGGAACCGAAACGATCACGAATTATCAGACACAATTCGGACAGCTCCAGCTTGAAACCACTACTGCAGCGATTTCCGTCCGCACAATGGAAGGGAAATCAAACGGCATCATCAAAGTTGATTATGAATTGCAGATTGGCGAAGAAGATTCGCATTTACATACTTTACATATCATGTTTAGGGAGGAAAAAGGATGA
- the speB gene encoding agmatinase, which produces MRFDEAYSGNVFIKSHPTFEDSEAVLYGMPMDWTVSYRPGSRFGPTRIREVSIGLEEYSAYLDRELEEVKYFDAGDIPLPFGNPQRSLDMIEDFIDKVLAEDKFPLGMGGEHLVSWPVIKAMYKKYPDLAIIHMDAHTDLREEYEGEPLSHSTPIRKAANLIGPPNVYSFGIRSGMREEFQWAKEAGMHISKFEVLEPLKEVLPKLAGRPVYVTIDIDVLDPAHAPGTGTVDAGGITSRELLASIHAIANSDIHVVGADLVEVAPIYDNSEQTANTASKLIREMILGWVQKRP; this is translated from the coding sequence ATGCGTTTTGATGAAGCCTATTCAGGCAATGTTTTTATTAAAAGTCATCCAACATTTGAAGACAGTGAAGCTGTCCTTTATGGAATGCCGATGGACTGGACAGTCAGCTATCGCCCGGGTTCAAGATTCGGTCCAACCCGCATCCGCGAGGTTTCAATCGGTCTTGAGGAATACAGCGCGTATTTAGACCGCGAGCTTGAAGAAGTGAAGTATTTTGATGCAGGGGATATTCCGCTTCCATTCGGAAATCCGCAGCGAAGCCTTGATATGATCGAAGATTTCATTGATAAAGTTTTGGCAGAGGACAAGTTCCCGCTCGGTATGGGCGGGGAGCATCTTGTATCATGGCCTGTTATCAAAGCGATGTACAAGAAATACCCAGATCTTGCGATTATCCATATGGATGCACATACGGATTTGCGCGAAGAGTATGAAGGAGAGCCTCTTTCTCACTCAACGCCAATCCGCAAAGCCGCAAATCTGATTGGACCACCAAACGTTTACTCATTTGGTATTCGTTCCGGCATGAGGGAAGAATTCCAATGGGCAAAGGAAGCCGGCATGCACATCTCTAAGTTTGAAGTACTTGAGCCTTTAAAAGAAGTGCTGCCAAAGCTTGCAGGACGCCCTGTCTATGTAACAATTGATATTGATGTACTAGATCCGGCTCACGCACCCGGTACAGGTACGGTAGACGCTGGCGGTATTACATCAAGAGAATTGCTGGCATCCATCCATGCCATTGCAAACTCGGATATTCACGTAGTGGGCGCTGATCTTGTAGAGGTAGCTCCAATCTATGATAACTCTGAGCAGACGGCTAATACGGCAAGCAAATTGATTCGTGAAATGATTTTAGGTTGGGTGCAAAAGCGTCCTTAA
- the speE gene encoding spermidine synthase, whose amino-acid sequence MGGHWFTEKQTENFGITIKINRTLHTEQTEFQKLDMVETEEFGNMLLLDGMVMTSQRDEFVYHEMVAHVPLFTHPNPENVLVVGGGDGGVIREIMKHPSVKKATLVDIDGKVIEYSKKYLPEIAGELENERVEVKVGDGFMHIAKSDNEYDVIMVDSTEPVGPAVNLFSKGFYAGISKALKEDGIFVAQSDNPWFTPELIQNVQRDVREIFPITRLYTANIPTYPSGLWTFTIGSKKYDPLEVSEERFHEIETKYYTKELHKAAFVLPKFVADLIK is encoded by the coding sequence ATGGGAGGACATTGGTTTACAGAAAAGCAAACCGAGAATTTCGGCATCACGATCAAAATTAACCGCACTTTACATACAGAGCAAACTGAATTTCAAAAATTAGATATGGTAGAAACAGAGGAGTTCGGCAACATGCTGCTTTTAGACGGCATGGTTATGACTTCACAAAGAGACGAATTTGTTTATCATGAAATGGTAGCGCACGTTCCTTTATTTACACATCCAAATCCTGAAAACGTACTTGTAGTCGGAGGCGGAGACGGCGGAGTAATCCGTGAAATTATGAAGCACCCAAGCGTTAAGAAAGCAACACTTGTTGATATTGACGGCAAAGTAATCGAGTACTCTAAAAAGTACTTGCCTGAAATTGCAGGAGAGCTTGAAAACGAGCGCGTTGAAGTGAAGGTAGGCGACGGGTTCATGCATATTGCAAAGAGCGATAATGAGTATGATGTCATTATGGTTGACTCAACAGAGCCAGTTGGACCTGCTGTTAACCTATTCTCAAAAGGCTTCTATGCAGGCATTTCAAAAGCGTTAAAAGAAGATGGCATCTTTGTTGCCCAATCGGATAACCCTTGGTTTACGCCTGAGCTTATTCAAAACGTACAGCGTGATGTAAGAGAAATTTTCCCGATTACACGTTTATATACAGCAAACATCCCAACATATCCAAGCGGTCTTTGGACATTTACAATCGGTTCAAAAAAATATGATCCATTAGAAGTAAGCGAAGAGCGTTTCCATGAAATTGAAACAAAATATTATACAAAAGAGCTTCATAAAGCAGCGTTTGTCCTGCCTAAATTTGTAGCAGACTTAATCAAATAA
- a CDS encoding transglycosylase domain-containing protein produces MEIITPRRLKITIKAVRAAIFIGLILFFIASIVLAAILLAAKWQGAPSLSVQQSSIMYANDGSEMGKTHHGGKRYWVDLDEISPSLIEATVAIEDRHFYDHNGFDYKRIAGAALADLKAMAKVQGASTISQQYARNLFLVHDKTWKRKLTEAFYTVRLELNYSKEEILEGYLNTIYYGHGAYGAEAAANYYFDKSASELSISEATMLAGIPKAPSLYSPFENEERAKSRQGLILKTMVNQKIISQKEADQTYNEALSYRSVKDVKTADIAPYFQDAVMNELSKKLNLDQTTIETRGLRIFTTLDPDMQKIAEEKIADVIDDASDIQVGFMAMDPKTGSVKALVGGRDYAESTFNRATQAKRQPGSTMKPFLYYAAVNKGFTPSTLLRSEPYTFKFEDGKSSYKPGNYNGYYANGDITLAQAIALSDNIFAVKTHLYLGMDELIQTSKSFGVTSKLSHVPSLALGTSPVRLSEMVNGYGMLANGGKRIEPSFIKKVEDAEGNVIYQNEKEQEQILNKEAAFVTSHLMTGMFDEQLNDYTSVTGHTIIPKLSREYAGKSGTTKADSWMIGFAPQLVAGIWTGYDKDKTIDLVAERGYAKQIWADFMEEALEDQSVKAFNPPKGVIGVYINPKTGKLASDDCPVKRFAYFVRGTEPTEYCTEHLEHGKQSEPPAKAPKNQDETWYKKVLRWWD; encoded by the coding sequence TTGGAAATCATCACACCCAGACGATTGAAAATCACGATAAAAGCTGTGCGTGCGGCAATATTTATTGGCCTTATATTATTTTTCATAGCATCAATTGTCCTTGCGGCGATTCTGCTTGCGGCGAAATGGCAGGGAGCTCCTTCCCTGTCTGTTCAGCAATCTTCTATTATGTATGCAAATGATGGATCTGAGATGGGAAAGACCCATCACGGCGGTAAAAGGTACTGGGTTGATCTAGATGAGATTTCTCCTTCCTTAATTGAAGCTACTGTTGCGATAGAAGACCGTCATTTTTATGATCACAACGGCTTTGACTACAAACGGATAGCAGGAGCTGCTCTTGCTGATTTAAAAGCAATGGCCAAGGTTCAGGGAGCGAGCACAATCAGCCAGCAATATGCGAGAAACCTGTTTTTGGTTCACGATAAAACATGGAAACGCAAGCTGACAGAAGCGTTCTACACTGTCAGACTTGAACTGAATTACAGCAAAGAGGAGATTCTAGAAGGCTATTTAAATACGATTTATTACGGTCATGGCGCTTACGGCGCAGAAGCTGCAGCCAATTATTATTTTGACAAATCCGCAAGTGAATTATCCATCAGTGAAGCAACCATGCTTGCAGGTATTCCAAAAGCGCCAAGCCTTTATTCGCCCTTTGAAAATGAAGAGCGGGCAAAAAGCAGGCAGGGTCTTATTTTGAAAACGATGGTGAATCAAAAAATAATCAGCCAAAAAGAAGCTGATCAGACGTATAATGAAGCGCTCAGCTACCGTTCTGTGAAAGATGTGAAAACAGCAGACATTGCTCCTTATTTTCAGGATGCGGTTATGAATGAGCTGTCAAAAAAGCTGAATCTAGATCAGACAACGATTGAAACGCGGGGTTTAAGAATTTTCACTACCTTAGATCCAGATATGCAGAAAATAGCTGAAGAAAAGATTGCAGATGTCATTGATGATGCATCTGACATCCAGGTCGGGTTCATGGCAATGGATCCAAAAACCGGCAGCGTGAAGGCTCTTGTTGGCGGCCGTGATTATGCAGAAAGTACGTTTAATCGCGCAACACAGGCAAAAAGACAGCCTGGTTCAACGATGAAACCGTTTCTGTATTATGCTGCCGTAAATAAAGGATTCACCCCTTCTACCCTTTTAAGGAGCGAACCTTACACATTTAAGTTTGAAGACGGCAAATCAAGCTATAAACCTGGCAATTACAACGGGTATTATGCAAACGGGGACATTACATTGGCTCAGGCAATAGCACTTTCGGATAATATATTCGCCGTTAAGACTCACCTTTATCTTGGAATGGATGAGCTGATTCAGACCTCTAAAAGCTTCGGAGTGACAAGCAAATTATCACATGTGCCATCCCTTGCTCTTGGAACCTCGCCAGTGCGATTGTCTGAAATGGTGAACGGTTATGGAATGCTCGCAAATGGCGGCAAGAGGATTGAACCTTCTTTTATTAAAAAGGTTGAGGATGCAGAAGGAAACGTGATTTATCAGAATGAAAAAGAGCAAGAACAAATCTTAAATAAAGAGGCGGCGTTCGTTACCTCGCATTTGATGACAGGCATGTTTGATGAACAATTGAATGATTATACGTCCGTAACAGGCCACACCATTATTCCGAAGCTCTCCCGCGAGTATGCAGGGAAATCCGGAACGACAAAAGCTGACAGCTGGATGATCGGCTTTGCTCCGCAGCTGGTGGCGGGCATCTGGACGGGCTATGATAAAGACAAAACGATTGATCTTGTTGCTGAAAGAGGGTACGCCAAACAAATATGGGCCGATTTTATGGAAGAAGCACTGGAAGATCAATCAGTTAAAGCATTTAATCCCCCTAAAGGCGTGATTGGCGTTTATATCAATCCTAAAACAGGCAAGCTTGCATCAGACGATTGTCCGGTTAAGCGATTTGCTTATTTTGTAAGGGGTACTGAGCCGACAGAGTACTGCACTGAGCATCTGGAGCATGGAAAACAGAGCGAGCCTCCTGCAAAAGCTCCTAAAAATCAGGATGAAACATGGTATAAGAAAGTCTTGAGATGGTGGGATTAA
- a CDS encoding YwhD family protein, producing the protein MEQDKKKKKIGFNIIKSDPTDGHGGYGVGALSLDNISPVFVDVTEGEAFVDIGAMHARSVVEKGIKFLPNKEEVPNGKPFWLVWVTIDRKPEGPYYAGVTACEMTVDREIRRGYKSLPEHVNKMDKSLKRHIMVEHMDDASKGILVNFLKNHNADMWKNSSQELKAGLGEA; encoded by the coding sequence TTGGAACAAGATAAAAAGAAAAAAAAGATTGGTTTTAATATCATTAAAAGCGATCCGACGGACGGTCACGGCGGATACGGAGTCGGCGCACTCAGCCTCGATAACATTTCACCGGTTTTCGTTGATGTAACCGAAGGGGAAGCGTTTGTGGACATCGGTGCGATGCATGCCAGAAGTGTTGTTGAAAAAGGAATCAAGTTTCTTCCGAACAAAGAAGAGGTACCAAACGGAAAGCCGTTCTGGCTCGTATGGGTGACCATCGACCGCAAGCCTGAGGGACCTTATTATGCAGGTGTTACTGCATGTGAAATGACAGTAGACCGTGAAATCAGAAGAGGGTATAAATCACTTCCTGAGCATGTAAATAAAATGGATAAATCCTTAAAGCGCCACATTATGGTTGAGCATATGGATGATGCGTCAAAAGGTATATTAGTGAACTTCCTGAAAAACCATAATGCAGATATGTGGAAAAATTCCAGTCAGGAGCTAAAAGCAGGGCTCGGAGAAGCGTGA
- a CDS encoding site-2 protease family protein: MVEFLAFDLELIPYVVIVLALAFTVHEFAHAYVAYKFGDPTAKNQGRLTLSPFAHLDPIGTLLIFIAGFGWAKPVPVNRFYFKNPRLAGVLVSVAGPLSNLVIAFIGLAVWYILLSTGALSSLSSGMAEGLHQFFNILIFLNITLFIFNLFPFPPLDGYRIIEDLAPSGIRAKMTQFESYGMVVFLILVLTPLDKYTIQPAFSYGTDIVMTVFESILNPFF; this comes from the coding sequence TTGGTGGAGTTTTTGGCGTTTGATTTAGAGCTTATTCCGTATGTGGTGATTGTTTTGGCGCTTGCGTTTACGGTTCATGAATTTGCACATGCATATGTAGCATATAAATTTGGAGATCCGACTGCGAAGAATCAGGGGAGACTGACCCTGTCACCGTTTGCCCATCTTGATCCGATCGGTACACTGCTGATCTTCATTGCCGGTTTTGGCTGGGCGAAGCCAGTGCCTGTGAACCGGTTTTATTTCAAGAATCCGCGCCTTGCGGGTGTTCTCGTCTCTGTAGCAGGACCATTAAGCAATTTGGTCATCGCTTTTATTGGGCTTGCTGTTTGGTATATACTTTTAAGTACAGGTGCTTTATCTTCCTTGTCTTCAGGAATGGCGGAAGGCCTGCATCAGTTTTTCAACATTTTAATTTTCCTGAATATCACGCTGTTCATTTTTAATCTTTTTCCGTTTCCGCCGCTTGATGGATACCGGATTATTGAAGATTTGGCCCCGTCAGGAATCCGGGCAAAAATGACGCAGTTTGAAAGCTACGGCATGGTTGTCTTTTTAATTTTAGTGTTAACACCTTTGGATAAATACACAATACAGCCAGCTTTCTCTTATGGGACTGATATTGTTATGACTGTTTTTGAATCAATACTTAACCCGTTTTTCTAG
- a CDS encoding 2-hydroxymuconate tautomerase has protein sequence MPYVTVKMLEGRTEEQKKALVEKVTAAVSETTGAPAEKIAIFIEEMSKNHYAVNGKRLSDED, from the coding sequence ATGCCATACGTAACGGTAAAAATGCTTGAAGGCCGTACAGAGGAACAAAAAAAAGCTCTAGTCGAAAAAGTAACCGCTGCTGTATCTGAAACAACAGGTGCTCCTGCAGAAAAGATTGCGATTTTCATTGAGGAAATGAGCAAAAATCATTATGCTGTGAACGGTAAGCGTTTGAGTGACGAGGATTAA
- a CDS encoding YwgA family protein has translation MLNEHAKLMKVFSSSGEITGRKKLQKMIYIAKKINLPFYEKYDFHFYGPYSEELTLRIEELCNLGFLNEMHEKKGGYFQYRYSLTEAGEEFLTHYELEMPPLKECMEDLNSQSARFLELVSTVLFFDTLEKEEVKEKVFTLKSKQKYTEEEIEQAYAYIESIRTKVVQ, from the coding sequence TTGCTTAACGAACACGCAAAACTGATGAAGGTGTTCTCTTCATCAGGAGAAATCACCGGACGGAAAAAGCTTCAGAAAATGATCTATATCGCAAAAAAAATCAATCTTCCTTTTTATGAAAAGTATGACTTTCATTTTTACGGACCTTATTCGGAGGAGCTTACTCTCAGAATTGAAGAGCTGTGCAATTTGGGCTTTCTGAACGAAATGCATGAGAAAAAAGGCGGCTATTTTCAATACCGCTACTCCCTGACAGAAGCAGGCGAGGAATTTTTAACTCATTATGAGCTCGAGATGCCTCCTCTTAAAGAATGTATGGAGGACTTAAACAGCCAGTCAGCAAGATTCCTGGAGCTCGTATCTACGGTCCTTTTCTTTGACACTCTTGAAAAAGAAGAAGTGAAAGAGAAGGTATTTACCCTGAAGAGCAAGCAAAAATACACAGAAGAAGAAATTGAACAGGCGTATGCGTACATAGAGTCCATTCGCACGAAGGTTGTTCAATAA